Proteins encoded in a region of the Elizabethkingia bruuniana genome:
- a CDS encoding sce7726 family protein, translating to MKIVTKLNNSDYAVIAKLFSPVYFDHLANQNEKEIGFLIDSFKNYCKDVDCFTLRSAYSHFYKLLLKNYKNEYVFKNLIFKDLILKNHNIYDCVSIPEFNVGLSKADLAVFNGTSTVYEIKSDKDSTERLSSQISDYQNFFEYLNVVISEKHLKKVKSIIPQQTGILLISGTGRIDIYREAKSNLDNLTHRTLFNSLRKNEYLSIIKKQYGIALDLPNTKIFTECFNLFTEIDIQEAHFHVVETLKLRTFKKEQVELIKKSPDSLKSISLGKRYNKKNCENILMLLDKIY from the coding sequence ATGAAAATTGTAACTAAACTTAATAATTCTGATTACGCCGTTATAGCAAAATTATTTTCTCCAGTTTATTTTGATCACTTGGCTAATCAAAATGAAAAAGAAATAGGATTTCTTATAGATAGTTTTAAAAACTATTGTAAGGATGTCGACTGCTTTACCTTAAGAAGTGCCTATTCGCATTTTTATAAACTACTATTAAAGAATTATAAAAATGAATATGTTTTTAAAAATTTAATATTTAAAGATTTAATACTTAAAAATCATAATATATATGATTGTGTTTCAATTCCAGAATTTAATGTTGGGTTATCAAAAGCTGACTTAGCAGTTTTTAATGGAACATCAACAGTTTATGAAATAAAATCTGATAAAGATTCGACTGAAAGACTCTCTTCTCAAATTTCTGATTATCAAAATTTTTTTGAATATCTGAACGTTGTTATTTCCGAAAAACATCTTAAAAAAGTTAAATCAATAATCCCACAACAGACTGGCATATTATTAATTTCAGGAACTGGTAGAATAGACATTTATAGAGAAGCTAAAAGTAATTTGGACAATTTAACACATAGAACTCTTTTCAATTCTCTTAGAAAAAATGAATATCTTTCAATAATTAAAAAACAATATGGAATTGCTCTAGATTTGCCGAATACCAAAATATTTACAGAATGTTTTAATCTATTCACAGAAATAGATATACAAGAAGCACATTTTCATGTTGTGGAAACTCTCAAATTAAGAACTTTTAAAAAGGAGCAGGTAGAGTTAATAAAAAAATCCCCAGATAGTTTAAAAAGTATTTCTCTGGGAAAAAGATATAACAAAAAAAATTGTGAAAATATTTTAATGCTTTTAGATAAAATTTACTAA